TCACTTTGAAACTCGTTACTAAGGAAATGTTGACTTGTCTGTTATGTTtaagtttttttaaacttcaaaaTGTAATGGTTGTGGTTGTAAAGACAGTTTGGCCCTCACTTAAGAAGTCTGTGTCTAACCACAGAGTAAAGTGTTCTCATCACATCCTGTCTGTcactaaactgaaaacacacactcttGTCTGACATTACTGACACTCACAGAGTTTGAAGTTATCAAATGTTATATTGTAGCTGAGATCTTCTCAGGGTCCAATCTGAAAGCTAATAACACCTCGCCCAGACATTAATCTGCCTGACCTTGCTATTAAGACAACGGCTCATATGTGATCAGCCCTGCCCAGAGCTTTTATTCTCTTTTTTCAAGAGCTGTTGGTATGCATAGCAGTTTGTCACAAAGGACGTGATGTAACAACATACTCCTGCCAAAGTCTCTACCATGTGCAAACATttaactttctttctttctttctactcTTTCCCTGCCCTCCTTCATGTTCCAACTTCCTGTTAGtgtaataacacacacactgctgcctAGGAGATGTCTAAAGTGTAAACTCAAGGATAGCCTAGTCATTCATCCCGCGCAGTGTTACTCattgcgtgcgtgcatgcgtgtgtgtgtgtgtgtgtgaaggaacAAGACACATTCTTTTCACTGTTTCTCTGTCACTATTTGTCTGCCTCTCCAAGCTCATTCCTTTGTTTAACAGCTTCTCAGTAGCAGCAGGTTTCCCGTGTTAAAGTCAGAGTGTTGCTAAAAAGTCAGAGCAATTTGCTAACTTTAATATTGCAATAATTAATATTTTGTGCAATCTATTCACCAGTAGAAGTACAGTATACTAAAAGAATAAAACTGAGTGTGCATTGGAAATGGGTGGAAATCTTTGAACCACACAGAGCATGCTTCAATTTCATATCCAAGTATTTATGTTGAACATGTAATAATAACATTTTTAGAGCTATTTGAATGGCACAAGTTGAAGCATGCATTGCTATATACAGCCATGGCTTACTGTAGTCTACCATTAGGAGTCGCCAAAATCTCAAATTGTCCGTCCTACACATATTGGTTTGGAGTCCAATTATTAGTGTCTATCTAAAGAGCAGAGCGGTTGAAGGAGCTCTTTTCCAACAACACTCATATACTGAAGACACCACCCTGCTCCGCATTAACATCACTCTTTCTGCTGTTCCCTTTAGTCCCCCATCTACAGCCATGACTCTGGGAATCCCACAGGCTGAAGCAGAGTGTCTCCTTGAGGACAGAAAGGGAGGGGACAAGCACATATCCCATTCACTCACTGGTATGTACATACCATAAGGTTTAAAAGAAGTGCTGTTCCCTACAACAGCAAGATTATCATTTTAGTTTCTCAGTTCTTGACAAAAGCAAAGCATGCAACTTTTGATGTAGACAGTAGTTTAGACAAGGTTCTACAAAGAACCATCCCTCATGATTTACCATGATTATTCAGGAgtcaacattttcaaaataatcatcagtactTTTGTTTCACAAGTCTCTGAAGAAAAAGCATCATAAAGAAACGAAGTGAATCCTTTAGGGGTTTACCTTACGGAATAAATACCTAAAGTTTTAGTTCTCTGTACGTATTTACCAAATGTTCATAACAAAACTTGggattttaatgtgtgtgtttgtgtgtgtgtgtgtgtgtgtgtgtgtgtgtgtgtgtgacttcagTAAAGTCCGTATCAGTTCCAGATGAGCTGGTAGCGTATGGTCACTCTCGAACACCCAGCCATGCGAGTCAGCATTCAAAAATCTCAGGTACCAAAACGCACAGTGACACATGCATTACTACCACACCACTTACacaaatcataaaaataacCTTTGTGGGTTTGTTTCCTCTCCTGTCCTGTAGGTTACAGCTCAGATCACTCCAGTTTAACTGATCTTTGCCATCGGAGGAGCGCGTCTGCGGGTTCTGCCTCCATAGGCATCGGCAGCATCCCGGAACCTAGTGATCAGCAGGGGGAGAGCAGGACCACTCCCCCATTCTCAGCAACCTGTCAACACGCACATGAACACTCCTCTACCCCTGCTAAAGTTCCAAGgtaatgctttttttattttcttccctTCTTCTCACTTTTCCTTTGACCGTGTTATAAACTATCCGGGAATCTGACGTTACTATTTTCCACCAAATATACAGTCTTATGTCTTTTCTATTCCCAATGAAGCACATTTGTGTAATATTCCacactgtttctgtttctacaGTAGACATCCAGTAAAGCAGGACTCAGTGGAGAATCAGCTGAAGAGAGTTGATGCCACCAGAGTGGATGCTGATGACATAATAGAGAAAATCCTGCAGAGCCAGGATTTCAGCCATGGCTTCTTGGACTCCAGTGCAGAGGGTGTGTACACCGAATCCGTAACTTAGTGGATTTATGAAGGCTGACTTGGAAAGTTGTCTACCATCCTGCTGATGGGATCAAATTACTTTGAGGCAATGCGattagataataaataaataaattggacGTAAATTTGGACcatacttacatacttaacCAGCCTGAATATTAACCTTTATTTGACTAAGGATTACAGAGATTAGATTGCATATTATTTCTTTGAATACAAGGTCAGTTTAACCTCACTGATAGCCGAGCACACATTGTGGCTGCCATGTTACAAACCCCTGTTCTTAACCAAAGACTTAATGAAAATGGGGGGAGGCATGTATTATGTTAAGAAAATGTGACTCTTCCCAATCATTAAGACTGATCTTGCATACATTTTTAGTGTGTGAAAGTGCATCTTTTAAAGGTGTTCCTCCACCATCAACTACTTCCCTGGATGTTTTTCAAAAGATCTCATCAGCTTCACTACAACAACCCCCGAtcaactgtcttttttttcttttccttttttagaaTTCCTAGAAACTAAGTGTGAGCCATTTTCAAACCCTGACTGTGCACTGATTGCCAGTACCCTTAtttgtaatgtgtgtgtctctgtgtttgtgtgtgtgttgctgcagAGGAGGGGCTCAGCTTGTTCGTTGGTCCTGGTGGGAGTACAGCCTTGGGAAGCCAGCATATGAGGTGGGTGTGATTACGTAACTTTGGAATGTGAGTGCCCAGCAGAAGGCATTTACTACAAATCTAAATTCATTGAAAATATACTAAATAATAAGGAATCTATTAACCCCATGTTAAGATACTTTCAATTTCGCAACATAGTGTTAGTTCTGCACATAAAAAAAGCACCACAGCCAGATCAGATAAACACTCTCATTTCCTGTCACATTGTTGCGTTCTCTTTCAGGGTCGCAGCTGGAGCCTTTGAGCAGGTGGTGATCAAGCGCTAGGCTTTGGGAAGCATGTGCCTGTCATGTCAAGGGTGCCGTATTACACTGATGCGGGGGACACAAGATTGAGTTGTAGAGGTGCCATCAGAAGTTGCTCCTCTCACTCCAGGAGATTTAATTTCTCTTAAGCGATCCCTCTGCATCTGACCTACAGTGTCTGTAGACCAGGAGAGCCCCCTAGTGTTCGAGAAGTGGAGGTGAAGGCCACATTACTGGAACATTTTGGTGACTTGGATAACTGTTGTACTGTACTGACAAATCTATTGGTCTGCTTCTATGAAAACTGTAAGAGTCAGGGTTAGTACTGTAATTCTACACATATTGTTCACCCATCTTGAGctgttaaggtttttttttttaaaagtatgcTTAAGTATCCAACCTGCTTTTGCTTTGGGATGGTTGATTTTGTTTCACCATTTTACTGTAGCTAGAGAGGGGACTGTGTCCGTTCCTTGAATTCCCATATATTTAAAGTAATAGAAAACTGACATTGTGAAATTTACAGTACCACTTTGTGTCAGTAGCTCAAGCCCATTACAGATATACACCTCTGTTCACCTGGTTGTGAGTGAGGATGGCTACATTTAAAATACCATGacgtttttatgttttgttcctTCGGTATGATGTcttttttgtgtttgcatgtgcgTTTGTCTATTGTCTCTAAAGTCAAAAGTAATGAATATATTTTTACCACAGATTTTGCAAATGTGCCTAACTtagtaaaatgtatattttctgCCACTTAAGCAGTCTTATCTAAAGTATGTAAACTATGTATGTATTAAAAGTCAGCTGTGTAAAGCTAATGTCATCTTAAGATATATGTGTTGTTTTTAAGATGTTAGAATGTTGATGTTGTATTTAAGGccaaataaaaagtaaataaaagcatgtgcaCTCTGGATAACTCCCAACTACTTTTTGTGCTGCATTTATCTAGTCTTTTTGCAGAAGGGATGTggaggaattttttttttacccagccCTAAAATTAAGAGAAAATTAAAAGCAAattaataattacattttattttactacCCTGGATAATCaagccaaattaaatgttagcTGTAAAATAAAAGCTGAAAGAGGAAATTGgttaaaaatgacaaatgaatATTGTGAAACGCAATTTAAAATCGGGAAGTGAATTTTAAAGCAGTCATTGCGAAGATTTTTTAATTGGTAATTGAGCCACCGATAAAAGTATTGCAATGTTTATATATTTGCAGTATTACAAAAAGGCTGTATTCGTTTTTTCTCCAATGTATAACGTTACACAAAAACGGAACCATGCATACAATTCTAAAAACTATTTAGCTCGTGTATCAACAATAAGACTTCAGACCATATGCTATTATATTTACAGAAGCCTTAGATATATGCGTTTGTGCAGTtatcaatttaacaatttaaaccATTTTGTATGTGcatacatgcttttattttctaAACAAAACATTCACACTGTTGACGTATCGACGGTTCCAGACACTGCACCACTAACGTTACAGTTCCGGTGTCCCATCCATGGTCCCACCTCGGAGCAGCATTTTAGCTACAACGACGGCGGGAAGTTGTTATCATCAATTTAACCACAAATCAGCAACAAGGGAAGGGACGAATTTGATAACGATCGACATTTCACTATCTCATATTAATGGATCTGTAATCGGAAATACGCTAACTGTACGCTAAGATTATCAGCGTGGGAATCAGCTAATATGGCTAACGTCGGAAACCAGCTACCAACACAGGCCGTTAGCAAGCCTGCACCAGGAAAACATGGAAATGTATTGCCCCTGTGGGGCAACGAAAAGACAATGAACCTCAACCCAATGATTCTTACGAATGTGCTGTCTTCGCCGTATTTCAAAGTTCAGCTTTATGAACTAAAGACCTACCATGAAGTTGTGGACGAAATCTACTTCAAGGTAACATTAGCAAATGCTAAACCGCATGCTACTGTGGTAGCAATACATGTAACGTTACTGCAGTCGTCAAATAACAAGAGAAACTGGCATCAGACGGCGCTAGTTTTAACTCCCTTAACTTTCGGACCCGGAAAGCTGTCCGCTTATTTCACATACTTGCGTACAAATATATAACGTTAGTGTAGTGTTCTTAATTAGTAACGTTAActtgttagcaagctaacgctaCTTAACGTTAGCGACCaacgttaagctaacgttaaatcAAATATGGTGCCGTTAGTTGGCTGCCCTGTTACTTTCTCACAAtaagatagctagctagctatctccACTGAGAAACTTACTCAAAAAATGAGATAGGATCTCAGAATTACTTAGCTAGTAACTAACGTTATATAAAAAATGACAGTGTATTTTGAAAAATTacttagtaacgttaacgttagctgtatcaAAAATTATGACAACGCTAGTGTATTTTGAGAAAGGTAATTATTTTTAGATAATATCTTGTTAATTTTTTAGATAAGTTACTAAGTAACGTTAATATTGGGAACGTTTCTATCTTATGAAACTTTGAGAAACCTTCTCATAATGACTTACACGATCCTTTTTTCCTCACATTGGCAAAAATGTACTAACTCCATGTGTACCGTTATTCAAATTAAGCCACGTTATTCATTTGGGATGGGGAACATCCACGATAGTCTAAGCAATTCTCATGAAGTTGCCATGGAGATGGGCGGGATCTTTCAGATTTGTGGCGTGTATAATGGCAGCTCAAAAAAAAGTCTGGCAGACACGTGAGTGGGTAAACTTGCTTAATATAGTTCTGTGTGCCTACAGGTGACTCACGCTGAGCCTTGGGAAAAAGGAAGCAGAAAGACTGCAGGCCAGACTGGAATGTGCGGAGGGGTAAGTGAGAAGTACGTGCTTTTTATATTCCCCATCTTTTTCCCCCTCTACATTTCCCTTGCCAGTCTGGAGGATGACACATCTAGGTAACACATTACTACTTGAATTATTGTACTTCACTGAGTATTATTGTCAAAAGGTCAGTTGTTATGAATAGGCTTGCTGTGAATAATGTACAGTGATATGCTTTACAAATATGTCTTTGTCCTTGTTAGGTGCGTGGAGTTGGGACTGGTGGTATTGTGTCTACTGCTTTCTGTCTTCTATACAAACTGTTTACTCTCAAGCTGACTCGCAAACAGCTGATGGGTCTAATCACTCACACAGACTCTCCGTACATCAGAGCACTTGGCTTCATGTACATAAGGTATGATCTTTTTGTTTGAGATTGCCACATTTGACCACCATAATTTTGCtgcttgcatgttttttttaggcTATTTTGTACACAGGAtttaaaattaactttttcgtcaccaaattttaccagccactgaATACATTACTATTGTTTATTTGGCTGGTGAGTGGAGCAAATCtgccagccacttgcatattttaccagcatttggctagaagatgttgctaattttgaaccctgtttTGTACGCAACGTTTGTacaatttttttgaaaatatcaTTTTATGGCAATACCTTAACAGTAAAGTGAGTTAAGAGATACTACATATAGGTCTTGccttaaaatattttcaaaaaaattgtcttaaagaatacatttttatatatatatatatatatagtattaatATCCTACAAACATGTTTCATATATGTATAAGGCAAATGTAAT
This Sander lucioperca isolate FBNREF2018 chromosome 9, SLUC_FBN_1.2, whole genome shotgun sequence DNA region includes the following protein-coding sequences:
- the LOC116037315 gene encoding protein FAM102B-like isoform X1, giving the protein MSFILMKKKRFKFKVDFNLEELSSVPFVNGVLFCKVRLLDGGFAEESSRESVQANCVHWRKKFSFVCKMNANAGTGVLDPCLCRVSVRKELKGGKTFAKLGFADLNLSEFAGSGSTTRRCLLEGYDTKNTRQDNSILKVVITTQLMSGDPCFKTPPSTAMTLGIPQAEAECLLEDRKGGDKHISHSLTVKSVSVPDELVAYGHSRTPSHASQHSKISGYSSDHSSLTDLCHRRSASAGSASIGIGSIPEPSDQQGESRTTPPFSATCQHAHEHSSTPAKVPSRHPVKQDSVENQLKRVDATRVDADDIIEKILQSQDFSHGFLDSSAEEEGLSLFVGPGGSTALGSQHMRVAAGAFEQVVIKR
- the LOC116037315 gene encoding protein FAM102B-like isoform X2 is translated as MSFILMKKKRFKFKVDFNLEELSSVPFVNGVLFCKVRLLDGGFAEESSRESVQANCVHWRKKFSFVCKMNANAGTGVLDPCLCRVSVRKELKGGKTFAKLGFADLNLSEFAGSGSTTRRCLLEGYDTKNTRQDNSILKVVITTQLMSGDPCFKTPPSTAMTLGIPQAEAECLLEDRKGGDKHISHSLTVKSVSVPDELVAYGHSRTPSHASQHSKISGYSSDHSSLTDLCHRRSASAGSASIGIGSIPEPSDQQGESRTTPPFSATCQHAHEHSSTPAKVPRHPVKQDSVENQLKRVDATRVDADDIIEKILQSQDFSHGFLDSSAEEEGLSLFVGPGGSTALGSQHMRVAAGAFEQVVIKR